The following are encoded together in the Bubalus bubalis isolate 160015118507 breed Murrah chromosome 14, NDDB_SH_1, whole genome shotgun sequence genome:
- the LOC102397261 gene encoding beta-1,3-galactosyl-O-glycosyl-glycoprotein beta-1,6-N-acetylglucosaminyltransferase 7: MSQLRATKPGLLVCTAVCIFIFIYLRNLTPEEAEEEPTHPAVVECGFYPDELCSALFEGKEAAPQIAKFCRNPHGSEILAHLHRPGNCSRISQELHFITKPLSAEEGSFSLAYIVTIHKELAMFVQLLRAVYVPQNVYCIHVDEKAPKKYKTAVQSLVNCFENIFISSKREKMAYTGFRRLQADINCMRDLVHSKFQWNYVINLCGQDFPIKTNKEIIHYIRSKWKDKNITPGVIQPPSIKSKTSQSHLEFSPEGDIYVSPNAGFKVEPPHNLTIYFGSAYYVLTRKFVEFVLTDIRAKDMLQWSQDIHGPERHYWVTLNRLKDAPGSTPNAGWEGNIRAVKWRNKEGTVHEGCKGHYVQDTCVYGPGDLPWIIQSPSLFANQFDSTEPLVVSCLERWHRLRVLRQAEGPVEAHWHFQRESHFNTELNR; this comes from the exons ATGAGCCAGCTGCGAGCCACAAAGCCTGGTCTTCTCGTGTGCACAGCCGTTtgcatcttcatttttatttatttaaggaatCTGACTCctgaggaagcagaggaggaacCCACCCACCCAGCCGTGGTGGAATGCGGCTTCTATCCAGATGAACTGTGCTCGGCTTTGTTTGAAGGGAAAGAGGCGGCTCCCCAGATTGCAAAGTTCTGTAGAAACCCTCATGGATCTGAAATACTTGCTCATTTACACAGACCAGGAAATTGCTCCAGGATTTCCCAGGAGTTGCATTTCATAACCAAACCCCTGTCTGCAGAGGAAGGCAGCTTCTCTTTGGCATATATTGTAACTATTCATAAGGAGCTGGCTATGTTTGTGCAGCTACTCAGGGCTGTTTATGTGCCTCAGAATGTTTACTGTATTCATGTGGATGAAAAGGCCCCAAAGAAGTATAAGACTGCAGTGCAATCCCTGGTTAACTGttttgagaacatttttatttcatcaaagagagagaaaatggcttACACTGGCTTTAGAAGACTACAGGCAGATATTAACTGTATGAGAGATCTAGTGCATTCCAAATTTCAATGGAACTATGTCATTAATCTCTGTGGACAGGACTTTCCAATCAAAACCAACAAAGAAATCATACACTACATCAGaagcaaatggaaagataaaaacatcaCTCCCGGAGTAATCCAGCCACCAAGCATTAAATCTAAGACAAGTCAGAGTCATCTTGAATTCAGCCCTGAAGGAGACATCTACGTGTCTCCAAATGCAGGATTTAAGGTTGAGCCACCCCATAACTTGACCATTTATTTTGGAAGTGCTTACTATGTACTAACGAGGAAGTTTGTGGAGTTTGTGCTGACTGACATCCGCGCAAAAGACATGCTCCAGTGGTCCCAAGACATCCACGGCCCAGAGCGACACTACTGGGTGACTCTGAACCGACTGAAAG ACGCTCCGGGCTCCACCCCAAACGCTGGCTGGGAAGGAAACATTCGAGCTGTTAAATGGAGAAATAAGGAGGGAACAGTTCACGAAGGCTGTAAag GCCACTACGTCCAGGACACCTGTGTGTATGGACCAGGAGACTTGCCATGGATCATTCAATCACCTTCTCTGTTTGCCAACCAATTTGACTCGACCGAGCCTCTTGTGGTCTCCTGCCTGGAGCGGTGGCACAGGCTCAGAGTTCTCAGGCAGGCAGAGGGCCCTGTGGAGGCACACTGGCATTTCCAACGGGAGAGCCATTTTAATACGGAACTGAACCGCTGA